From a region of the Prosthecobacter sp. SYSU 5D2 genome:
- a CDS encoding NAD(P)/FAD-dependent oxidoreductase, translated as MNSNYDVLIIGGGPAGASVATILAEQGHRALVIEREKFPRYHVGESLIPFTFGPLERLGMIPKMKKSHFMKKYSVSFVQPDGRRSQPFYFHTRYDKDTIAQTWQVLRSEFDEMLLNNAREKGADVREETTVVQLLKNDSGAVIGVEVKNKDGSLEQLYSKLVIDASGKEAFASSRQGWRVGDPFLNKVAIWTYYKGSKRAADLDEGATTIAFVPDKGWFWHIPQHNDMVSVGIVAEGKYLTRDGVRDPEKMFQREIGENQWIKDHLSTGECTGQYWLTSEYSRHSKYGASPGLLLVGDAFAFLDPVFSSGVMLALKSGVLAGDAVHEALKVGDLSPERFADYGKQIREGVENMRKLVYAFYDPNFSFKDVVMKYPEAGAELTDCLSGDLNKDYTPLWNRIREFVKLPEDLPYGVPLAA; from the coding sequence ATGAATTCCAATTACGACGTCCTGATCATCGGCGGTGGCCCCGCCGGAGCCAGTGTGGCCACCATCCTGGCTGAGCAAGGCCACCGGGCCCTGGTGATCGAACGCGAAAAATTTCCCCGTTATCATGTCGGTGAATCCTTGATCCCATTCACCTTCGGCCCCCTGGAGCGGCTGGGCATGATCCCGAAGATGAAAAAGAGCCACTTCATGAAGAAGTACAGCGTCAGCTTTGTGCAGCCTGACGGCCGGCGCTCGCAGCCGTTTTATTTCCATACGCGTTATGACAAGGACACCATCGCCCAGACCTGGCAGGTGCTGCGGTCGGAGTTTGACGAAATGCTGCTGAACAATGCCCGTGAAAAAGGCGCAGACGTCCGTGAAGAGACCACTGTGGTGCAGTTGCTGAAAAACGACAGCGGTGCCGTCATCGGTGTCGAGGTGAAAAATAAGGACGGCAGCCTGGAGCAGCTCTATTCGAAGCTGGTCATTGATGCCTCCGGAAAGGAAGCCTTTGCCTCTAGCCGTCAGGGCTGGCGCGTGGGGGATCCGTTTTTAAACAAGGTGGCCATCTGGACTTATTACAAGGGCTCCAAACGGGCGGCGGATCTGGACGAAGGCGCCACCACCATCGCCTTTGTACCGGACAAAGGCTGGTTCTGGCACATCCCCCAGCACAATGACATGGTGAGCGTTGGCATCGTAGCCGAGGGCAAATATCTCACCCGCGATGGCGTGCGCGACCCCGAAAAAATGTTCCAGCGCGAGATCGGTGAAAATCAGTGGATCAAAGACCATCTCTCCACCGGCGAATGCACTGGCCAATACTGGCTGACCAGCGAGTACAGCCGCCATTCCAAATACGGTGCTTCACCCGGCCTGCTGTTGGTGGGGGATGCCTTTGCCTTCCTGGACCCCGTCTTCAGCAGCGGTGTCATGCTGGCGCTGAAGAGCGGCGTACTGGCGGGAGATGCCGTACATGAGGCCCTAAAGGTAGGTGATCTTTCGCCGGAACGTTTCGCCGACTATGGCAAGCAAATCCGCGAAGGAGTGGAGAACATGCGCAAGCTGGTCTATGCCTTCTATGACCCCAACTTCTCCTTCAAGGACGTGGTGATGAAATATCCCGAGGCCGGTGCCGAACTGACCGACTGTCTCTCAGGCGACCTGAACAAGGACTACACGCCGCTCTGGAACCGCATCCGCGAGTTTGTCAAACTGCCGGAAGACCTGCCTTACGGCGTTCCCTTGGCAGCTTGA